A single Pristis pectinata isolate sPriPec2 chromosome 6, sPriPec2.1.pri, whole genome shotgun sequence DNA region contains:
- the LOC127571328 gene encoding protein FAM3C-like isoform X5: MTSEVKINNKKYSQESKPKTFSCNLETSCPEDHFPFMITSGAANVVGPNICFNGEMLMSTVKNNVGRGLNIALVNATTGELLQTNFFDMWTGKVELLVNFLKLIKPGTIVLVASFDDPATKMNDEARGLFSGLGSSLIFTLHFRDNWVFLGAKPIKENSPFEEILHNKKEKNKYESWPEAVEIQGCVPRKKD; this comes from the exons AATCGAAACCTAAGACGTTTAGTTGTAATTTGGAAACAAGTTGTCCTGAAGACCATTTTCCATTTATGATCACAAGTGGAGCAGCAAATGTTGTTGGACCCAACATTTGTTTCAATGGTGAAAT GCTCATGAGCACTGTAAAAAATAATGTTGGAAGAGGGTTAAACATTGCTTTAGTAAACG CTACAACTGGTGAACTATTACAGACCAACTTTTTTGATATGTGGACTGGAa AAGTTGAACTGCTTGTGAATTTCTTAAAATTGATTAAACCTGGCACTATTGTACTGGTTGCTTCTTTTGATGATCCAGCAACAAA GATGAATGATGAAGCAAGAGGATTATTTTCGGGACTGGGAAGCTCTTTAATTTTCACTCTGCATTTTCGAGACAATTGGGTTTTTCTTGGAGCAAAACCCATTAAGGAAAATAGTCCATTTGAAGAG ATCCTTCacaacaaaaaggaaaagaacaAATATGAAAGCTGGCCTGAAGCAGTGGAAATCCAGGGCTGTGTACCAAGGAAGAAGGATTAG
- the LOC127571328 gene encoding protein FAM3C-like isoform X6 gives MRPIESKPKTFSCNLETSCPEDHFPFMITSGAANVVGPNICFNGEMLMSTVKNNVGRGLNIALVNATTGELLQTNFFDMWTGKVELLVNFLKLIKPGTIVLVASFDDPATKMNDEARGLFSGLGSSLIFTLHFRDNWVFLGAKPIKENSPFEEILHNKKEKNKYESWPEAVEIQGCVPRKKD, from the exons AATCGAAACCTAAGACGTTTAGTTGTAATTTGGAAACAAGTTGTCCTGAAGACCATTTTCCATTTATGATCACAAGTGGAGCAGCAAATGTTGTTGGACCCAACATTTGTTTCAATGGTGAAAT GCTCATGAGCACTGTAAAAAATAATGTTGGAAGAGGGTTAAACATTGCTTTAGTAAACG CTACAACTGGTGAACTATTACAGACCAACTTTTTTGATATGTGGACTGGAa AAGTTGAACTGCTTGTGAATTTCTTAAAATTGATTAAACCTGGCACTATTGTACTGGTTGCTTCTTTTGATGATCCAGCAACAAA GATGAATGATGAAGCAAGAGGATTATTTTCGGGACTGGGAAGCTCTTTAATTTTCACTCTGCATTTTCGAGACAATTGGGTTTTTCTTGGAGCAAAACCCATTAAGGAAAATAGTCCATTTGAAGAG ATCCTTCacaacaaaaaggaaaagaacaAATATGAAAGCTGGCCTGAAGCAGTGGAAATCCAGGGCTGTGTACCAAGGAAGAAGGATTAG